In a genomic window of Roseiflexus castenholzii DSM 13941:
- a CDS encoding YkoF family thiamine/hydroxymethylpyrimidine-binding protein yields MVHRDHPVGLTAQVSLYPLRQEHLSPAIDAALALWRERGLDVRPGAMSTLIAGEEATVWEALRAAFAAAAACGETVMVVTVSNACPWVSSTQ; encoded by the coding sequence ATGGTACACCGTGATCATCCGGTCGGCCTGACGGCGCAGGTGAGTCTGTATCCGCTGCGTCAGGAACATCTCAGCCCGGCAATCGATGCTGCACTGGCGCTCTGGCGTGAGCGAGGATTGGATGTGCGACCAGGGGCGATGAGCACGTTGATTGCGGGCGAAGAAGCGACTGTTTGGGAAGCGCTGCGCGCGGCGTTTGCCGCCGCAGCCGCATGCGGTGAGACGGTTATGGTGGTGACGGTGTCGAACGCTTGCCCATGGGTTTCATCCACACAGTAA
- a CDS encoding ABC transporter permease, whose translation MLRQPESLPLGRQREGSPWTGLWAVVAKEMADYLTSARMLILEALIVLTATGTVYAASQSLRDGAGGDTFLFLQLFTTAREPLPAFVGFLGLLVPLLGIALAFDSVNGEFNQRTISKVLAQPIYRDALLFGKFLAGLGALALTLTAIWLLIVGMGLVRLGVPPDGEEVVRSLWFLLVTIFYGGVWLALAMLFSIVFRQPATAALAAIAVWLFFTAFWGIIASLLANLLRPVPPGDPLALIDQVQLELALARISPNTLFTEVALATLNPTVRSLGIILPIQLHGAVLGTPLPATQSMLLTWPHATGLIAATIVLFALGYVLFQRQEIRA comes from the coding sequence ATGCTACGGCAGCCTGAATCTCTTCCATTGGGACGACAGCGCGAAGGGTCGCCGTGGACCGGTCTATGGGCGGTGGTCGCCAAAGAGATGGCCGACTACCTGACAAGCGCGCGGATGCTGATTCTGGAGGCGCTGATTGTGCTGACCGCCACCGGGACGGTCTACGCAGCATCGCAGAGTCTGCGCGATGGCGCGGGCGGAGATACGTTCCTGTTTCTTCAGTTGTTCACTACCGCGCGCGAGCCGCTACCGGCGTTCGTTGGCTTTCTGGGGCTGCTCGTGCCCTTGCTCGGCATTGCACTGGCATTCGACTCGGTCAACGGCGAGTTCAACCAGCGCACCATCTCGAAAGTGCTGGCGCAACCGATCTATCGGGACGCACTATTGTTTGGGAAGTTCCTGGCCGGGCTTGGCGCCCTTGCGCTCACACTGACCGCCATCTGGCTGCTCATTGTTGGCATGGGCCTGGTGCGGTTGGGGGTGCCGCCGGACGGTGAGGAGGTCGTGCGCAGCCTGTGGTTTCTGCTGGTGACCATCTTTTACGGCGGTGTCTGGCTGGCGCTGGCGATGCTCTTCTCCATCGTCTTTCGCCAACCGGCCACAGCGGCGTTGGCTGCCATCGCCGTCTGGCTCTTTTTCACCGCCTTTTGGGGAATCATCGCCAGCCTGCTGGCAAACCTGTTGCGTCCCGTGCCACCGGGCGATCCGCTGGCATTGATCGATCAGGTGCAACTGGAACTGGCGCTGGCGCGCATTTCGCCCAACACACTCTTTACCGAGGTGGCACTGGCGACGCTCAACCCGACAGTGCGCTCGCTGGGGATCATTCTGCCGATCCAGTTGCACGGCGCCGTGCTGGGAACGCCGCTTCCCGCGACGCAGAGCATGCTGCTCACCTGGCCCCACGCCACCGGGCTGATCGCAGCAACGATTGTCCTGTTTGCGTTGGGATACGTGCTGTTCCAGCGGCAGGAGATTCGCGCGTGA
- the ftsH gene encoding ATP-dependent zinc metalloprotease FtsH, which yields MGDNRWLKNSFVYLIILVAALALFFNYFNNAQGQAEERGIYQVLADAKAGRVEKIEAQSGNTEILVTYRDTRTKVRSRIESNDSITMLLVQAGVPLDAVNVEVRAAPAWGGLLNVFTILLPVLLMIGFFVFFMRQAQGSNNQALSFGKSRARMFSGDKPTVTFADVAGQEEAKQDLTEVVEFLKFPDKFAALGARIPRGVLMVGPPGTGKTLLSRAVAGEAGVPFFSISGSEFVEMFVGVGASRVRDLFDQAKRNAPCIVFIDEIDAVGRQRGAGLGGSHDEREQTLNQILVEMDGFDTNTNVIVIAATNRPDVLDPALVRPGRFDRQVVLDAPDVKGRIEVLRVHTKGKPLADDVQLDVIARQTPGFSGADLANAVNEAAILAARRSKKKIGMAELQDAIERVALGGPERRSRVLTEREKLLTAYHESGHAIAAAGMPKAFPVQKVTIVPRGRAGGYTLYLPEEDSIRYTTASQFAAQLVSALGGRVAEEIVFGPDEVSTGAAGDIQQVTRIARAMVTRYGMSAKLGPIAFGEREELIFLGREITEQRNYSDAVAREIDNEVHRIVSEAYERTRLILTYNREVLNDMASALIEYETLDGERLKELISRVVKIDEIERRPNGGNGVLDTSSTLTAPQA from the coding sequence ATGGGTGACAATCGCTGGCTGAAGAATAGTTTCGTCTACCTCATCATCCTGGTCGCTGCATTGGCGCTGTTCTTCAATTATTTCAACAATGCGCAGGGTCAGGCGGAGGAACGGGGCATCTATCAGGTGCTCGCAGATGCCAAAGCTGGCAGGGTTGAGAAGATCGAAGCGCAGTCGGGCAACACCGAGATTCTGGTGACGTACCGCGATACCAGAACGAAAGTGCGGTCGCGCATTGAGTCGAATGATAGTATCACGATGCTGCTGGTGCAGGCTGGTGTGCCGCTCGACGCGGTGAATGTCGAGGTGCGCGCGGCGCCTGCCTGGGGCGGGTTGCTGAATGTTTTCACCATCCTGTTGCCGGTATTGTTGATGATCGGCTTTTTTGTCTTCTTCATGCGTCAGGCGCAAGGGTCGAACAATCAGGCGCTGTCGTTTGGCAAGAGCCGGGCGCGTATGTTCTCTGGCGATAAGCCGACGGTGACGTTTGCCGATGTCGCCGGTCAGGAAGAAGCCAAACAGGATTTGACCGAGGTTGTTGAGTTTCTTAAGTTTCCTGACAAGTTTGCGGCGCTTGGTGCGCGTATTCCGCGCGGCGTGCTGATGGTTGGTCCTCCGGGAACCGGCAAGACGCTCCTGTCGCGTGCGGTCGCCGGCGAGGCAGGGGTGCCGTTCTTCTCAATCTCTGGTTCGGAGTTCGTTGAGATGTTCGTCGGTGTCGGCGCCAGCCGTGTGCGCGACCTGTTCGACCAGGCGAAGCGGAATGCGCCCTGTATTGTGTTCATCGACGAGATCGACGCGGTCGGTCGGCAGCGTGGCGCCGGGCTTGGCGGCTCGCACGACGAACGCGAGCAGACGCTCAATCAGATTCTGGTTGAGATGGATGGCTTCGATACCAATACAAACGTTATCGTCATTGCCGCCACCAACCGACCAGACGTGCTCGATCCGGCGCTGGTGCGCCCCGGTCGCTTCGACCGCCAGGTGGTGCTCGATGCGCCGGATGTGAAAGGGCGTATTGAGGTGCTCAGGGTGCATACCAAGGGTAAGCCGCTTGCCGATGATGTGCAACTCGATGTCATCGCAAGGCAGACGCCCGGCTTCTCTGGGGCCGATCTGGCAAATGCGGTGAACGAGGCGGCGATTCTGGCGGCGCGCCGTTCGAAGAAGAAGATTGGCATGGCAGAGTTGCAGGACGCGATTGAGCGCGTGGCGCTCGGTGGTCCTGAGCGACGCAGCCGGGTGTTGACCGAACGGGAAAAATTGCTGACGGCGTATCACGAATCCGGTCACGCGATTGCGGCGGCGGGTATGCCGAAAGCCTTTCCGGTGCAGAAGGTGACGATTGTGCCGCGTGGACGAGCCGGCGGGTATACGCTCTATCTGCCCGAAGAGGATAGTATTCGTTACACAACTGCGTCGCAGTTCGCAGCGCAACTCGTCTCGGCGCTTGGCGGGCGCGTGGCAGAAGAGATTGTCTTCGGACCTGATGAGGTCTCGACGGGGGCGGCGGGTGATATTCAGCAGGTGACACGCATTGCGCGCGCGATGGTGACCCGCTATGGCATGAGTGCGAAGCTTGGTCCGATTGCATTCGGTGAGCGCGAGGAGTTGATCTTCCTGGGGCGCGAGATTACTGAGCAGCGCAACTATAGCGATGCTGTGGCGCGCGAGATCGATAACGAAGTGCATCGCATCGTTTCAGAAGCGTATGAGCGTACTCGCCTGATCCTGACGTATAACCGCGAGGTGCTGAACGATATGGCCAGTGCGCTGATTGAGTATGAAACGCTCGATGGTGAACGCTTGAAAGAATTGATCAGCCGTGTCGTGAAGATCGATGAGATTGAGCGTCGCCCGAACGGTGGCAACGGGGTGCTGGATACTTCATCAACGCTGACTGCGCCGCAGGCATAG
- a CDS encoding YebC/PmpR family DNA-binding transcriptional regulator, with translation MSGHSKWHSIRRTKGVLDQRRGQLFTKLARDITIATREGGSGDPEANFRLRLAVDKARAANMPMDNIQRAIDRGLGRGGSDAAALEEIYYEGYAPGGVALLIEAATDNRNRTASDVRATMTKNGGSPGEPGSVSWMFETRGLITIDLSVKRLDPDEVMLIAIDAGAEDVQIEDDIVEVYTDFKQLAAVRQQLIAAGLPVTGAEKTMIAKTTVQPDTADALKAMRLIEKLEDLDDVQKVYSNLEITSELAEQFVSG, from the coding sequence ATGTCTGGTCATTCGAAGTGGCACTCGATCCGGCGCACAAAAGGAGTGCTCGATCAACGGCGTGGGCAACTCTTTACGAAACTGGCGCGTGATATTACCATTGCGACGCGCGAAGGGGGGAGCGGCGACCCGGAAGCGAATTTTCGCCTGCGCCTTGCCGTCGATAAGGCGCGCGCCGCCAATATGCCGATGGATAATATTCAGCGCGCGATCGATCGAGGGTTGGGGAGAGGCGGGAGCGATGCTGCGGCGCTTGAAGAGATTTATTACGAAGGGTACGCTCCCGGCGGTGTGGCGCTGCTGATCGAGGCGGCGACCGATAATCGTAATCGCACTGCTTCCGATGTGCGCGCGACGATGACGAAGAATGGCGGCAGCCCCGGTGAACCCGGTTCGGTGAGTTGGATGTTTGAAACCAGAGGGTTGATTACCATTGATCTGTCGGTCAAACGCCTTGACCCGGACGAAGTGATGCTTATTGCAATCGATGCAGGCGCAGAGGATGTTCAGATTGAGGATGATATTGTCGAGGTGTACACCGATTTTAAGCAACTCGCCGCGGTGCGCCAACAATTGATCGCCGCCGGTCTCCCGGTCACCGGCGCCGAGAAGACGATGATTGCCAAAACAACGGTGCAACCCGATACCGCCGACGCGCTCAAGGCGATGAGGCTGATCGAGAAACTCGAAGACCTCGACGATGTGCAGAAGGTCTACAGCAATCTCGAAATTACCAGTGAACTGGCTGAACAGTTCGTTAGCGGGTGA
- a CDS encoding ABC transporter ATP-binding protein: MDETVVECRDLTKQYESLVAVDRLNLTVRKGEIFGLLGPNGAGKTTTILMLLGLTEPTSGSVRVLGLDPARQPLSVKSRVGYLPDQVGFYDGLTARENLSYIAKLNGIRGREMQDRIRAALGQVGLSDVADRRVGTFSRGMRQRLGVAEVLLKRPQLIIMDEPTLALDPEAVREFLDLIRRLKADGMTIMLSSHLLHQVQAVCDRVGLFHKGRMVLEGTVGDLAQHVLGGAYRIHVEADGGTALDEALRKIPDVVQVTCDGARTYHIEARSDLRADIARAIVEAGGRLLALSADMPRLDEIYTRYFQKEAAYATAA; encoded by the coding sequence ATGGACGAGACAGTTGTCGAGTGTCGTGACCTGACCAAACAGTACGAATCGCTGGTCGCCGTTGATCGTCTGAACCTGACGGTGCGCAAGGGTGAGATTTTCGGGCTGCTGGGTCCGAACGGCGCCGGTAAGACGACGACCATCCTGATGTTGCTCGGATTGACCGAGCCGACATCCGGCAGCGTGCGCGTGCTGGGGCTTGACCCGGCGCGTCAACCGCTCAGTGTCAAGTCGCGTGTCGGCTACCTGCCCGATCAGGTCGGGTTCTACGACGGGCTGACTGCGCGCGAGAACCTGAGTTACATTGCAAAATTGAATGGCATACGCGGCAGGGAGATGCAAGACCGCATTCGCGCAGCACTTGGACAGGTCGGACTGAGCGACGTCGCCGACCGCCGCGTGGGCACATTCTCGCGCGGCATGCGTCAGCGGCTGGGAGTCGCCGAGGTGCTGCTTAAGCGCCCACAGCTGATCATCATGGACGAGCCGACGCTGGCGCTGGACCCTGAGGCAGTGCGCGAATTTCTCGACCTGATCCGTCGCCTCAAAGCGGACGGCATGACAATCATGCTCTCGTCGCACCTACTGCATCAGGTGCAGGCAGTCTGCGACCGGGTCGGATTGTTTCACAAAGGGCGCATGGTCCTCGAAGGAACGGTTGGCGACCTGGCGCAGCACGTGCTTGGCGGCGCCTACCGCATCCATGTCGAGGCAGATGGCGGAACGGCGCTCGACGAAGCGTTGCGCAAGATCCCCGATGTTGTTCAGGTAACGTGCGATGGCGCGCGAACCTATCACATCGAAGCGCGCAGCGACCTGCGCGCCGATATTGCGCGCGCCATCGTCGAGGCAGGGGGGAGATTGCTGGCGCTCAGCGCCGATATGCCCCGTCTCGATGAGATCTACACGCGCTATTTCCAAAAGGAGGCGGCATATGCTACGGCAGCCTGA
- a CDS encoding glycosyltransferase has product MRIAIDARLNAYRTGGIAQYTRQLMAALADCAADDQIISLQHREHLRPLVVAPNVVRHPLYTPPHHRFERWILPLELLAARPHVVHFPDFIAPRHHCCPTVVTIHDLAFLRYPDILDSAASAYYRQVGDSAARADAVIAVSETTREDIAQFLDLPPERIDVIYEAAAPIYTPLSLRPGETRVLAGTPVEAQSFMLFVSTLEPRKNLPSLLRALRICLDRRPDRAYRLVVAGARGWRDEDVFSTVRDLHLAEHVLFAGRVGQYDLRWLYNACRFYINPSLYEGFGLPLLEAMACGAACLASSSASLPEIGSDAVDYIPPLDIGAWADGIEMLWDDEERRETMGRLARARAEQFSWQRAARETLAVYRRAAAGAPRPTPAPIAAPADPSPPDRLVVCRRCGQRLVSAPVKGTIVVTSSPERQITPRAWVCPRCDHIELLAVPTATALIEMTAPAMDEPRTAAETPETATPPAPVVAHDEPPAAAEMPGTTTPSAPTGTAEQASASSVPDATFEMNVAPAPESEVSP; this is encoded by the coding sequence ATGCGGATTGCAATCGACGCTCGTTTGAATGCTTATCGCACCGGCGGCATTGCTCAGTACACGCGCCAGTTGATGGCAGCGCTGGCTGACTGCGCCGCCGATGATCAGATCATCAGCCTCCAGCATCGGGAGCATCTGCGCCCACTGGTCGTCGCACCCAATGTGGTGCGTCATCCCCTGTACACGCCGCCCCATCATCGCTTTGAGCGCTGGATTCTGCCGTTGGAACTGCTGGCGGCTCGCCCGCACGTCGTCCATTTCCCCGACTTCATCGCGCCCCGCCATCACTGCTGCCCAACGGTCGTCACCATTCACGATCTTGCATTTTTGCGCTACCCCGACATCCTCGATAGCGCTGCAAGCGCCTACTATCGGCAGGTCGGCGACAGCGCCGCGCGCGCGGATGCGGTGATCGCCGTCTCCGAAACCACCCGCGAGGACATTGCCCAATTCCTCGATCTTCCGCCTGAGCGGATTGATGTCATCTACGAGGCTGCCGCACCGATCTACACGCCACTCTCGCTTCGCCCCGGCGAAACGCGCGTGCTCGCCGGAACACCGGTGGAAGCGCAGTCGTTCATGTTGTTTGTCAGCACCCTCGAACCACGCAAGAACCTGCCATCATTACTGCGCGCACTGCGCATCTGCCTCGACCGACGACCGGATCGCGCATATCGCCTGGTCGTGGCGGGCGCACGCGGCTGGCGCGATGAGGATGTGTTTTCAACCGTGCGCGATCTGCACCTCGCAGAACACGTCCTCTTTGCCGGGCGCGTCGGGCAGTACGATCTCCGCTGGTTGTACAATGCATGCCGCTTCTACATCAATCCCTCACTCTACGAAGGCTTTGGGCTACCGCTGTTGGAAGCGATGGCATGCGGCGCCGCGTGTCTGGCATCATCGAGCGCGAGTCTGCCCGAAATCGGCAGTGATGCGGTCGACTACATTCCGCCGCTCGACATTGGCGCCTGGGCGGATGGCATCGAGATGCTGTGGGACGATGAGGAGCGCCGCGAAACGATGGGACGGCTTGCCCGCGCGCGCGCAGAGCAGTTCTCGTGGCAGCGCGCCGCCCGTGAGACGCTGGCAGTCTATCGCCGGGCAGCGGCGGGCGCGCCGCGCCCAACACCTGCGCCCATTGCCGCCCCTGCCGATCCGTCCCCGCCAGACCGCCTCGTTGTGTGCAGGCGCTGCGGTCAGCGCCTGGTGTCGGCGCCGGTCAAGGGAACTATTGTGGTCACATCTTCCCCAGAACGCCAGATCACCCCTCGGGCGTGGGTATGCCCCCGCTGCGATCACATCGAATTGCTGGCGGTTCCCACAGCGACTGCTCTGATAGAGATGACGGCGCCAGCCATGGACGAGCCACGCACCGCAGCCGAAACGCCAGAAACCGCCACCCCGCCGGCGCCAGTAGTTGCCCATGACGAGCCACCCGCCGCGGCCGAAATGCCGGGGACCACCACCCCGTCGGCGCCGACCGGTACGGCAGAGCAGGCATCTGCGTCGTCTGTTCCTGACGCAACGTTCGAAATGAATGTCGCACCTGCACCTGAAAGCGAAGTCTCACCGTAA
- a CDS encoding Glu/Leu/Phe/Val family dehydrogenase has translation MRSDRDNPFRIAQEQFDRAAALLELPDNVREVLRVPQRELTVRFPVMMDDGSTRIFTGYRVQHNLGRGPTKGGIRYHPSVDIDEVRALAMWMTWKCALVNIPYGGAKGGVVCDPAQLSSGELERLTRRFATEVAIVVGSERDIPAPDVNTNPQIMAWFMDTLSMQQGHTINAVVTGKPIEVGGSLGRNEATGRGVSLMVREWARRQRRRLEDLRVVVQGFGNVGGVAASLISALGCRVIAVGDASGGYLCRNGLNIAEMRRYAAQHPRRLLEGYSAPGVERIDNRALLETPCDVLVPAALENQITDQNAERIRATLIVEGANGPTTPQADEILEERGIVVVPDILANAGGVTVSYFEWVQGLQSFFWNEQDVNHRLEQIMVSAFEQVCDLADRRGISLRLAAYLLAVRRVADANLIRGLYP, from the coding sequence ATGAGGTCTGATCGTGACAACCCGTTTCGGATCGCTCAAGAGCAGTTTGACCGCGCGGCGGCGCTGCTCGAACTGCCCGATAATGTGCGCGAGGTCTTGCGCGTCCCGCAACGCGAGTTGACCGTGCGTTTTCCGGTGATGATGGATGATGGTTCGACCCGTATCTTTACCGGGTATCGGGTGCAACATAATCTTGGACGTGGACCAACCAAAGGCGGCATTCGCTACCATCCGAGCGTCGATATTGACGAAGTGCGCGCTCTTGCCATGTGGATGACCTGGAAGTGCGCGCTGGTTAACATCCCGTATGGCGGCGCGAAGGGAGGGGTCGTCTGCGATCCTGCCCAACTTTCTTCTGGTGAACTCGAACGCCTGACCCGCCGTTTTGCAACCGAAGTTGCAATTGTGGTCGGTAGTGAGCGTGATATTCCTGCTCCCGATGTTAATACTAATCCCCAGATTATGGCATGGTTCATGGATACCCTCTCCATGCAGCAAGGGCACACGATCAATGCCGTCGTCACCGGTAAACCGATTGAGGTTGGCGGCTCGTTGGGGCGAAATGAGGCGACAGGGCGCGGCGTCAGCCTCATGGTGCGCGAATGGGCGCGGCGTCAGCGCCGGCGACTGGAGGATTTGCGGGTAGTGGTGCAAGGGTTCGGAAATGTCGGTGGTGTGGCTGCATCGCTCATTTCTGCGCTGGGGTGCAGGGTGATCGCTGTTGGGGATGCCAGCGGCGGGTATTTGTGTCGCAATGGACTCAATATTGCGGAGATGCGCCGGTATGCCGCGCAGCATCCGCGTCGATTGCTGGAAGGATACAGCGCTCCCGGGGTCGAGCGCATCGATAACCGCGCGTTGCTCGAAACGCCGTGCGATGTGCTGGTTCCGGCGGCGCTGGAAAATCAGATCACCGATCAGAATGCCGAACGTATCCGTGCAACGCTCATCGTCGAAGGCGCAAACGGTCCGACAACCCCGCAGGCGGATGAAATCCTCGAGGAACGCGGGATCGTCGTTGTTCCCGATATTCTGGCGAACGCTGGCGGCGTGACGGTCAGTTACTTCGAATGGGTCCAGGGATTGCAATCCTTCTTCTGGAATGAACAGGATGTCAATCATCGTCTGGAACAGATTATGGTCAGCGCCTTCGAGCAGGTGTGCGACCTTGCGGATCGGCGCGGCATCTCTCTGCGTCTGGCAGCGTACCTCCTGGCAGTGCGTCGCGTTGCAGACGCCAATCTTATTCGCGGGCTGTATCCGTAG
- a CDS encoding class I SAM-dependent methyltransferase has translation MTAAPLNPFDAPELAVGYEAWYATEGRAADQAERRLLTWLLSGLPQPQTLVEIGVGTGHFARWLASEGYRVVGVDRSAPMLAEALQRGSVPLIRADAADLPFANDAFDVALLITTLEFLPCPERALQEAARVARQGMILGVLNRWHPLAWQRKRSGLSVWQVARFYAPPELARLVHQALHRSVASMTWRTTLLPAPWVQSSSRLPVGAFIGMRVVLSKWKG, from the coding sequence GTGACTGCTGCGCCCCTTAATCCTTTTGATGCGCCTGAACTGGCGGTGGGCTACGAAGCCTGGTATGCGACGGAGGGCCGGGCTGCGGATCAGGCTGAGCGCCGCTTGCTGACATGGCTGCTGTCCGGTCTGCCGCAGCCGCAGACGCTGGTGGAGATCGGTGTTGGAACCGGGCATTTTGCACGCTGGCTGGCGTCGGAGGGGTACCGTGTCGTCGGCGTGGATCGGTCGGCGCCAATGCTTGCCGAGGCGTTGCAACGTGGCAGTGTGCCGCTGATACGCGCCGATGCGGCAGATTTGCCATTCGCCAACGATGCGTTCGATGTTGCGCTGCTGATAACGACATTGGAATTTTTGCCCTGCCCAGAGCGTGCGTTGCAGGAAGCAGCGCGTGTGGCGCGGCAGGGGATGATCCTGGGGGTGCTCAATCGCTGGCATCCCCTGGCGTGGCAACGGAAGCGCAGCGGGTTGTCCGTCTGGCAGGTTGCCCGTTTCTACGCTCCGCCTGAACTGGCGCGGTTGGTGCACCAGGCGCTTCATCGATCGGTCGCCAGTATGACCTGGCGCACGACACTTTTGCCGGCTCCCTGGGTGCAATCTTCTTCTCGCCTGCCGGTCGGCGCATTTATTGGGATGCGAGTGGTGCTGTCGAAGTGGAAGGGATGA
- the ruvC gene encoding crossover junction endodeoxyribonuclease RuvC has protein sequence MIASRTIGIDPGTARMGWGIVEETGGTVSLVDCGVLTTPAGVSQASRLLQLYNDLCSLIARYHPAAAAIEELFFGKNVNTALNVGQARGIALLAFAQAGIPVHEYKPLQVKQALAGYGGADKRQVQEMVRLTLRLPTIPRPDDAADAVAVAICHTYAAPMLRRIGEGR, from the coding sequence TTGATTGCCTCGCGCACAATTGGTATCGACCCTGGCACTGCCCGAATGGGGTGGGGCATTGTCGAAGAAACCGGCGGAACGGTGTCTCTGGTTGATTGTGGTGTGCTGACGACGCCTGCGGGAGTATCGCAGGCGTCACGCTTGCTGCAACTGTACAACGACTTGTGCAGTCTGATTGCGCGCTACCATCCTGCCGCCGCCGCGATTGAAGAACTGTTTTTCGGCAAGAATGTCAATACGGCGTTGAACGTCGGGCAGGCGCGCGGTATTGCGCTGCTGGCGTTTGCACAGGCTGGTATTCCTGTCCACGAATATAAGCCGTTGCAGGTCAAGCAGGCGCTGGCAGGGTATGGCGGCGCTGATAAGCGCCAGGTGCAGGAGATGGTTCGTCTGACGCTTCGCTTGCCGACTATCCCGCGCCCCGATGATGCCGCTGATGCTGTGGCAGTGGCGATCTGCCATACCTATGCCGCGCCGATGCTGCGCCGGATCGGGGAAGGGCGGTAG
- a CDS encoding GNAT family N-acetyltransferase has protein sequence MRYRCVCLARRRFSAAFRDLPTAHGGLNGMLTISRVVTPALIPLQIRAARMDDIYPILRLHCEAFADKFGAAFGVHGTARGIEAMAEAWRRQGRSALRGMFVAESNGLVVGTVSLRTWDTASDTSGAAELAFHQVLGVWGAVRSIFALSLLEHAIERSEGYITDVAVLARYRRNGIARALLDHVEQEARQRGKRFLGLYVSASNTPARRLYASVGFVDHRTRRSWLAALILRQRTWIYMRKELG, from the coding sequence ATGAGATACCGCTGCGTGTGTCTTGCCCGGCGGCGCTTCTCCGCAGCCTTTCGTGATCTGCCGACTGCTCATGGCGGTTTGAATGGTATGCTGACGATCTCGCGCGTTGTGACGCCTGCTCTCATCCCGCTGCAGATCCGCGCAGCGCGTATGGACGACATCTACCCTATTCTGCGGCTGCACTGTGAAGCCTTTGCGGATAAGTTCGGCGCCGCTTTTGGCGTTCACGGCACGGCGCGCGGTATCGAGGCGATGGCAGAAGCCTGGCGGCGCCAGGGGCGGAGCGCCTTGCGCGGCATGTTCGTGGCCGAATCCAATGGTCTGGTGGTTGGCACGGTTTCGTTGCGCACATGGGATACGGCCAGCGATACGAGTGGCGCCGCTGAACTTGCGTTTCATCAGGTGCTGGGCGTATGGGGCGCCGTTCGCTCGATTTTTGCACTGTCGCTGCTCGAGCATGCAATCGAGCGCAGCGAAGGATACATTACCGATGTGGCAGTGCTGGCGCGCTATCGGCGCAATGGCATTGCGCGCGCATTGCTGGATCACGTGGAACAGGAAGCCCGGCAACGGGGGAAGCGATTCCTGGGATTGTACGTCAGCGCATCAAACACACCGGCGCGCCGCCTCTATGCCAGTGTAGGGTTCGTTGATCATCGGACGCGCCGTTCGTGGCTCGCTGCTCTGATTCTTCGCCAGCGCACCTGGATCTATATGCGTAAGGAACTTGGATAG